A region of Arabidopsis thaliana chromosome 5, partial sequence DNA encodes the following proteins:
- a CDS encoding glycosyltransferase family protein (DUF23) (Domain of unknown function (DUF23); FUNCTIONS IN: molecular_function unknown; INVOLVED IN: biological_process unknown; LOCATED IN: endomembrane system; CONTAINS InterPro DOMAIN/s: Protein of unknown function DUF23 (InterPro:IPR008166); BEST Arabidopsis thaliana protein match is: Domain of unknown function (DUF23) (TAIR:AT3G60990.1); Has 1807 Blast hits to 1807 proteins in 277 species: Archae - 0; Bacteria - 0; Metazoa - 736; Fungi - 347; Plants - 385; Viruses - 0; Other Eukaryotes - 339 (source: NCBI BLink).) gives MTKWMFFFDVDEFLHVPVKETISSVMESLEEYFQFTIELMPMSSRVCYSGDGPARTYRKWGIEKLAYRDVKKVPRRDRKYAVQPENVFAIGVHMSQNLQGKT, from the exons ATGACGAAGTGGATGTTCTTCTTTGATGTTGATGAGTTTTTACATGTTCCGGTGAAAGAGACGATTTCGTCTGTGATGGAATCTTTGGAGGAATATTTTCAGTTTACTATTGAACTGATGCCTATGAGTAGTCGGGTTTGTTATTCCGGTGATGGCCCGGCCAGAACTTACAG AAAATGGGGAATTGAGAAACTGGCATATAGAGACGTCAAGAAGGTTCCAAGACGGGATCGGAAATACGCGGTCCAGCCGGAGAATGTATTCGCGATAGGCGTACACATGTCTCAGAATCTACAAGGGAAGACATAG
- a CDS encoding zinc ion binding protein (zinc ion binding; FUNCTIONS IN: zinc ion binding; INVOLVED IN: biological_process unknown; LOCATED IN: cellular_component unknown; CONTAINS InterPro DOMAIN/s: Zinc finger, AN1-type (InterPro:IPR000058); BEST Arabidopsis thaliana protein match is: zinc finger (C2H2 type, AN1-like) family protein (TAIR:AT3G57480.1); Has 35333 Blast hits to 34131 proteins in 2444 species: Archae - 798; Bacteria - 22429; Metazoa - 974; Fungi - 991; Plants - 531; Viruses - 0; Other Eukaryotes - 9610 (source: NCBI BLink).), with the protein MGTPEFPDLGKHCSVDVCTQIDFLPFTCDRCLQVLCLDHCSYMLNPDEDSNITWDKHVNDTDCDPSNYENDVKKKKKQCPVSSCSGPKEPDSSISSTNTTVAATSAPASSSSSSISSASFFASAEARFRKTRLNRTRLNRARLNPTREDEDPRVENLPLWMIREGVADVVGELRGQMSQEEEEEDVEWEEE; encoded by the exons ATGGGGACTCCGGAATTTCCAGATCTAGGGAAACACTGCTCCGTCGATGTTTGCACGCAGATCGATTTCTTGCCCTTCACATGTGATCGCTGCCTTCAG GTGCTTTGTTTGGATCATTGTAGCTATAT GTTAAACCCTGACGAAGATTCAAACATAACTTGGGATAAACATGTTAATGATACAGATTGTGATCCCTCAAACTACGAAAACGatgttaagaagaagaagaaacaatgtcCTGTTTCTAG TTGTTCTGGACCGAAGGAACCCGATTCGAGTATCTCGAGTACAAACACAACAGTAGCTGCTACAAGCGCTCCtgcatcatcttcatcttcttcaatatcGTCTGCTAGTTTTTTCGCTTCAGCCGAAGCACGTTTTAGAAAGACAAGATTGAATCGGACAAGATTGAATCGGGCAAGATTGAATCCGACCAGGGAAGATGAAGATCCTAGAGTGGAAAACCTCCCTCTATGGATGATCAGGGAAGGAGTGGCTGATGTAGTAGGGGAACTGAGAGGACAGATGAgtcaggaagaagaagaagaagatgttgaatgggaagaagaataa
- a CDS encoding uncharacterized protein (FUNCTIONS IN: molecular_function unknown; INVOLVED IN: biological_process unknown; LOCATED IN: endomembrane system; EXPRESSED IN: hypocotyl, male gametophyte, root; BEST Arabidopsis thaliana protein match is: Glycosyl hydrolase superfamily protein (TAIR:AT3G09260.1); Has 30201 Blast hits to 17322 proteins in 780 species: Archae - 12; Bacteria - 1396; Metazoa - 17338; Fungi - 3422; Plants - 5037; Viruses - 0; Other Eukaryotes - 2996 (source: NCBI BLink).): protein MALQKFPLLGLFLVLTILVSSATADGHVCPPSTKLSRRCNNDKENVVVSFFHRYKVISEYPVSIKYLLMFFVFVFYFLFVDNQEPMDYWSIIPLGRGPKNLLVFSILFYFNFYIL, encoded by the exons atGGCTTTGCAAAAGTTTCCTCTCTTGGGGCTGTTTCTGGTCCTAACCATCCTCGTCTCTTCAGCGACAGCCGATGGACATGTTTGCCCGCCGTCAACAAAACTAAGCCGG AGATGCAATAACGATAAAGAAAATGTGGTTGTCAGTTTCTTCCATCGTTATAAGGTTATAAGTGAGTATCCTGTTTccataaaatatttgttgatgtttttcgtttttgttttttattttctatttgtgGATAACCAAGAACCTATGGACTATTGGTCGATAATTCCATTGGGCCGGGGACCGAAGAATTTGTTGGtgtttagtattttattttattttaatttttatatactatGA
- a CDS encoding prolamin-like protein (DUF1278) (FUNCTIONS IN: molecular_function unknown; INVOLVED IN: biological_process unknown; LOCATED IN: endomembrane system; EXPRESSED IN: petal, leaf whorl, sepal, flower; EXPRESSED DURING: petal differentiation and expansion stage; CONTAINS InterPro DOMAIN/s: Protein of unknown function DUF1278 (InterPro:IPR010701); BEST Arabidopsis thaliana protein match is: ECA1 gametogenesis related family protein (TAIR:AT3G42565.1); Has 30201 Blast hits to 17322 proteins in 780 species: Archae - 12; Bacteria - 1396; Metazoa - 17338; Fungi - 3422; Plants - 5037; Viruses - 0; Other Eukaryotes - 2996 (source: NCBI BLink).) — MWSNKFFFLLPVVCIVVFATSQPLPSPQPSQLDCWSSLEVIPDCVPEIFRSITNGQFGNVGPSCCHAFIGLDTECIPQMFIFAPLIPPSRRLRDHCSHKIIVP; from the coding sequence ATGTGGAGCAACaagttcttcttccttcttccagTTGTATGCATCGTAGTGTTCGCTACTTCTCAACCATTGCCATCACCACAACCTTCCCAACTAGATTGTTGGTCATCACTAGAAGTTATTCCCGACTGTGTCCCGGAAATTTTCCGATCGATAACAAATGGACAGTTCGGGAATGTAGGTCCTTCTTGCTGCCATGCTTTTATAGGTCTCGATACTGAATGCATCCCTCAGATGTTTATCTTCGCTCCCCTCATCCCGCCTTCTCGCAGACTCAGGGATCATTGTTCCCACAAAATAATTGTGCCATAA
- the NSP5 gene encoding nitrile specifier protein 5 (nitrile specifier protein 5 (NSP5); FUNCTIONS IN: molecular_function unknown; INVOLVED IN: glucosinolate catabolic process, nitrile biosynthetic process; LOCATED IN: cellular_component unknown; EXPRESSED IN: 24 plant structures; EXPRESSED DURING: 15 growth stages; CONTAINS InterPro DOMAIN/s: Galactose oxidase/kelch, beta-propeller (InterPro:IPR011043), Kelch repeat type 1 (InterPro:IPR006652), Kelch-type beta propeller (InterPro:IPR015915); BEST Arabidopsis thaliana protein match is: Galactose oxidase/kelch repeat superfamily protein (TAIR:AT3G07720.1); Has 30201 Blast hits to 17322 proteins in 780 species: Archae - 12; Bacteria - 1396; Metazoa - 17338; Fungi - 3422; Plants - 5037; Viruses - 0; Other Eukaryotes - 2996 (source: NCBI BLink).), protein MCPVENKWLKVGQKGAGPGARSSHAMTVVGNKVYCFGGELKPTIHIDNDLYVFDLETQEWSIAPATGEAPFPCFGVSMVTIGSTIYVYGGRDDKRRYNGLHSYDTETNEWKLLAPVEEGLPGRSYHSMAGDDRKVYVFGGVTAKGRVNTLHAYDVVDQKWVEYPAAGEACKGRGAPGLVVVEGRIWVLFGFDGNELGDIHCFDLASEQWKAVETTGDVPAARSVFPAVSYGKYIVIYGGEEEPHELMHMGAGKMSGEVYQLDTETLVWERIVCGNEEEKPSQRGWCAFTKAVKDGEEGLLVHGGNSPTNERLDDLVFWGFSHLNVN, encoded by the exons ATGTGTCCGGTGGAGAACAAATGGTTAAAG GTGGGTCAAAAAGGAGCTGGTCCTGGGGCTAGAAGCTCACATGCCATGACCGTCGTTGGGAACAAAGTTTACTGTTTTGGTGGTGAGCTTAAGCCAACGATCCATATTGATAACGATCTTTACGTTTTCGATCTTGAGACTCAAGAATGGTCGATAGCTCCTGCGACCGGAGAGGCTCCTTTCCCCTGTTTTGGTGTCTCGATGGTAACGATCGGTTCAACGATCTATGTCTACGGTGGCCGTGACGATAAACGGAGATACAACGGTCTTCATTCGTATGATACTGAGACCAATGAGTGGAAATTGTTGGCTCCTGTTGAGGAAGGGCTTCCTGGTCGTAGCTATCATTCAATGGCTGGTGATGATCGGAAAGTTTATGTGTTTGGTGGTGTTACTGCTAAAGGACGTGTGAATACGCTTCATGCGTACGATGTTGTTGATCAGAAATGGGTTGAGTATCCGGCGGCTGGGGAAGCTTGTAAAGGCAGAGGAGCACCAGGGCTTGTGGTTGTGGAAGGgagaatttgggttttgtttgggTTTGATGGTAATGAATTGGGTGATATTCATTGTTTTGACTTGGCTAGTGAACAGTGGAAGGCTGTGGAGACTACCGGGGATGTACCGGCGGCGAGAAGCGTGTTTCCGGCGGTTTCTTACGGGAAGTACATTGTTATTTATGGTGGGGAGGAAGAGCCGCATGAGCTTATGCACATGGGAGCTGGGAAGATGTCTGGAGAGGTTTATCAGCTTGATACAGAGACGTTAGTGTGGGAGAGGATTGTGTGCGGGAATGAAGAGGAGAAGCCGAGCCAACGTGGGTGGTGCGCGTTTACGAAAGCGGTTAAGGATGGTGAGGAAGGTTTGTTGGTTCATGGTGGGAATTCTCCGACCAATGAGCGGCTTGATGATTTGGtgttttggggtttctctCATCTTAATGTCAATTAA
- a CDS encoding uncharacterized protein (unknown protein; Has 1807 Blast hits to 1807 proteins in 277 species: Archae - 0; Bacteria - 0; Metazoa - 736; Fungi - 347; Plants - 385; Viruses - 0; Other Eukaryotes - 339 (source: NCBI BLink).), whose amino-acid sequence MHVDNVSKNLVNNPGNMNEAFGVILRSNRKYSSIYEIKKVLGVLEQKKKTKDDQNTFLDRFVAQVLHPFKTFPCTKLRDFGLYGNVEGSKTAMNWNCGSLLETLICDYHKVQNKTKVYVEDKEQLHSPTTSATPSLIIHRGRFSTLGSSSSLVGFNLARFNLVRFNLVFLKRASAEAKKLADDIEEDEDDAGALVAATVVFVLEILESGSFGPEQL is encoded by the exons ATGCATGTAGACAATGTCAGCAAGAATCTGGTGAATAATCCAGGCAACATGAAT gaAGCATTTGGTGTGATTTTAAGGTCAAACAGGAAATATTCAAGTATTTATGAAATCAAGAAGGTCTTAGGTGTTTtggagcaaaaaaaaaaaacaaaagacgatcaaaatacatttttggaCAGATTCGTAGCTCAGGTTTTACATCCATTTAAGACATTCCCGTGCACCAAATTGAGAGATTTTGGACTCTATGGAAATGTAGAAGGGTCAAAAACCGCAATGAACTGGAATTGTGGCTCG TTGCTTGAGACACTGATATGTGATTACCATAaagttcaaaataaaacaaaagtatacGTGGAAGATAAAGAACAACTGCA TTCCCCTACTACATCAGCCACTCCTTCCCTGATCATCCATAGAGGGAGGTTTTCCACTCTAGGATCTTCATCTTCCCTGGTCGGATTCAATCTTGCCCGATTCAATCTTGTCCGATTCAATCTTGTCTTTCTAAAACGTGCTTCGGCTGAAGCGAAAAAACTAGCAGACgatattgaagaagatgaagatgatgcaGGAGCGCTTGTAGCAGCTACTGTTGTGTTTGTACTCGAGATACTCGAATCGGGTTCCTTCGGTCCAGAACAACTATGA